The Acidobacteriota bacterium nucleotide sequence GATACGGAGCAGGGCTGGCAATGGCTGCGGCGGCTCGACGCCCAAACCAAGGAGTACGCCCTCAATCCGGCCCTGCTCTTCGAGAAGCTCATCCGCCAGGAGGGGCTGGTCTCCATCTGGGAGCTCACCGACATCCTGCTCCTGGAACGCCGCGGTTCCCCTCTGCGTCACCATTTCGCCAGCAGCGGCACGCCGGTGATCGACGATTCCATCGGTCTGGTCGAGGGAGCGCCGAACCCGGAGGCGGCGAAGGCCTTCATCGAATGGGTGGGCGGAGAGCAGGCCTTGGCGCTGGTGGCGGAGAAGGTCTTCCGCCTACCGGCGCGTTCCGACCTGCCGCCGGAGAGCCTGCCCCAGTGGGCGCAGGAGGTGTTGGCGGAGATGCGTCCGGCGGATGTGGATGGCGACCTCATCGCCGAGCGGGGGGCGGAATGGATGGAGACCTGGGACCGCACCGTGCGGGGCCAGGGCTCCGACCAGCCATGAGCCGCGTTTCCATGAGCCGCGTTTCCATGAGCTGGGCCCCCATGGCTCGTGCTGCGGCGACCGGTGTCCCGGTGAACCTCCGAGCCCTTTCGTCCGTACTTTCCTCAGCGCCCGTTCCACGGCTTCGCCGCTACGGCGCCCCCGGCGACATCGCTGCCCACTCAGACATCGTTCCCAACTCGAGGTCCGAACCTTGACCGCATCTTCCTTCCTCGCCCTCGAGGGCATCACCAAGCGCTTCGGCGAGTTGGAGGTGCTGCGGGAGATCTCCCTGCAGGTGGCAGAGGGGGAGATGCTCGCGTTGCTGGGGCCCAGCGGCAGCGGCAAGACCACCGCCCTGCGGCTGCTGGCGGGCTTTGAGACGCCCAATGCCGGCGTCATCCGGGTGGCCGGCGACGACGTCACCGCCCTCTCGCCGGCCCGGCGGGGATTCGGCATGGTCTTTCAGCACTATGCTCTTTTCCCGCATCTGGATATCGCCGCCAACGTTGCCTTTGGTCTCGAGACCCTCGGCTGGGATCGCCGTCGCATCGCCGCGCGGGTGGCGGAGATGCTCGAGCTGGTGGGGCTGGCGGGCTTCGAGACCCGCAGTCCCGGTCAGGTCTCCGGCGGTCAGCAGCAGCGGGTGGCGCTGGCCCGGGCGCTGGCGCCGGAGCCGCGACTGCTGCTGCTGGACGAGCCTCTCTCCAACCTCGATCCCTCCCTGCGGGAGCGCACTCGACGGCAGCTGCGCCGGGTGGTGGATCAGGTGGGCATCACCACGGTGTTGGTGACCCACGAGCAGGAAGAGGCCTTTCATCTCGGCGACCGGGTGGCGGTGCTTCACGACGGCGTGCTGCAACAATGCGGTGCCCCGGAGGAGCTCTACGCCAAGCCGGCGACCCGCTTCGTCGCCACCTTCATCGGCCGCTCGGCGGCGTTGCCGGCGGTCGCTTTGGAAACGGGTGGCGTCCGGCTGGAGCCGCCGGGGGCTGCAACCGGGCACAGCCCCGTGGAGTGGGATCTGCCGACGCCGGGCCTGACCGCCGGAGCCGCGGTAGAGGTGTTGGTGCGGCCCGAGTCCCTCGCTTTCGCCGAGCCGGGAGCCCCCGGTGCCCTCGCTGGGAGAATCATGGGGCGGCGTTTCAACGGTCCGGTGACCTACTACGAGGTGCGCCTGGGCGATCCGCAGGGCGAAGCCGGTGAAGCGGGGCAGGAGCTGGAAGTCTTGGCGGATGCCGGGGCGGCTCAGGAGGGGGACACCGTGGCCGTCGTGCTGCTGCCCGGGGCCCTCACGCCCCAGGTCTTCCTCCGTTCCGAGGATGCCGCTCAGTGAGCTCTTCCTCATCATCGCCGGCGTTTTTCCATCGTCATCGCGCCTCACTGCTTTGGGGTGGTCTGGCTCTCCTGCTGCTGTGGCTCGTGGGCTATCCCCTGCTGATCACCCTGGCGGAAGCCCTGGGAGCTGGGTCCGCCACCGAGGGCTCCTGGACTCTGGCGTACTTTCAAACCTTCGCTGAGCGCGGCGACGAATGGATCGCCTTGTGGCGCAGTCTGTGGATCTCCGCGGCGTCGGTAGCGCTGGCGGCGCTGGTGGGGATTCCCCTGGGCTTCCTCTTTGAGCGCACCGAGTTCCCCGGCCGTCAGGTGGTGGGGGCGCTGGTAGCGTTGCCGGTGGCGCTGCCGCCGCTGGTAGGGGTCATCGCCTTCCTCTTCCTCTACGGCGAGAGCGGCTTCGTGCCGCGGGTTTTGCAGCTGGTGCTGGGCCTCGAGCAAGCTCCCTGGCGCTTGGGTGGGCCGTGGGCCATCCTGCTGGTCCACACCTACTCCATGTACGTCTACTTCTACCTCTTCACCCGCGCCTCCCTGGCGCGCCTCGACGGCAGCTTGTTGGAGGCCGCCGCCAATCTCGGCGCCGGCCGGGGCCGGACCTTGCTCAAGGTCACCCTGCCTATGCTGCGGCCGGCGCTGGCGGGGGCGGCGTTGCTCACCTTCATGACTTCCCTGGCCTCGTTCTCGGCGCCCTACATCTTCGGCGGCTCGTTCCGGGTGATGACCACCCAGATCGTCGCCTCCAAGCTCAACGGCGACCTGCAGATGGCGCGGGTGGAGACGGTGATGCTGGCGGCGCTGGCACTGCTGGCGCTGTGGGCGATGCGGCTGCTGGATCCCGGAGAGGACCTGGTGGGCACGGTGCGCGGCGTGGCGCCGGAACGCCGGAAGCTCGCTTCGCCCTGGGCGCGGCGGCTGACGGCGGCGGCGGCCTACCTGCTGGCCTTGGTGCTGCTGCTGCCCCACCTGACCCTCCTGCTCATCTCGCTGGTGCCGGCGGACACCTGGACCGTGGAGCTGCTACCGCCGGTGCTCAATCTGGGGAATTATCAGGCGCTGCTGGAGCGCCCGGATCGCCTCAAGCCGCTGCTCAACTCCACCTGGATGGCCGCCGTCGCCACCTTCGGCGCTCTCGCTCTGGGCTTCGCTGCCGCCCGCGGTGCGGTGGCCCGTCGCGGCCGTTTGGGCCGGCTGCTGGAATCCTTGGTGGTGCTGCCCTGGGCCATCCCCGGCACCGTCTTCGCCATCGCTCTGGCCACCACCTTCAGCGTCGACGCTCCGCACTTCGGCCGCTTCCTGCTCATCGGCACGCCCTGGCTCTTGCCCATGGCCTACCTGCTGCGCAACTTGCCCATCACCGGCCGCGCCTCCTTCTCGGGGCTGCGTCAGCTCGACCCGGCGCTGGAGGAGGCCGCCGCCTCCCTCGGCGCGGGGAGGGTGCGCACGTTGTGGAAGGTGGTGTTGCCCATGGTGCGCCCGGCGCTGGCGGCGGCGGCGGGCCTGGCCTTCATCACCGCCCTGGGGGATTTCGTCACCTCCATCGTGCTCTACACTCTCGACACCCGCCCCATCTCCATCGAGATCCTATCGAGCCTGCGGCTCCAGGAGACCGGTTTGGCGGCGGCCTACGGGGTTCTTTTGATGGTGGTCAGCGCCGGTGCCTTCGTGCTCTGGGGCCGGGAAGGGGGCCAGGTATGAGGTGCCTACTATGAACGGTGGCGCCCCCAAGCAGCTGTGGGTCTTGATGGCGACGGTGTTCATCGACATGGTGGGCGCCCTCATCGTGCTGCCCCTGCTGCCCTTCTATGCCGACAACTACGACGCCGGCGGCTGGGTCATCGGCCTGCTGACGTCCATCTTCGCCGGCGCCCAGCTGCTCAGCGCGCCCTTCTGGGGCCGTCTGTCGGACCACTACGGCCGCCGCCCGGTGATCCTCGGCGGTCTGGTGGCTTCGGCCTTCGCCTACGTCTGCTTCGGCCTCGCCAGCTCCCTCTCCATGCTCTTCGTCACCCGCCTGCTTCAGGGGCTGGGAGCCGGCACCATCGGCGTCATCCAGGCCTACGTCAGCGACGCGGTGCCGGCCAAGGAGCGGGCCAAGGCCCTGGGCTGGCTCACCGCCGCCGCCAGCGCCGGCGTGACCATCGGGCCGCTCCTGGGCTCGGTGCTGGCGGAGCTCCTGGGGCAGCGCGGCCCCGGTCTCTTCGCCGCCGGCCTCTGCGTGCTCAACGTAGTTTTCGCCTGGCGCCTGCTCAAGGAGCCCACCCGCGACGAGGACGACGGTACCGACCGCCGCTCCGTGCTGCATTCCATCTGGGAGGTGGTGCGCCACCCCTCGGCGCCGGTGAGCTCGCTGATCTGGGTCTATGTCCTGGCGATGATGGCGTTCATGGGTTTCACCGCCATGATGGCCCTCTATCTGAAGGACCGCTTCGGCATCACCGAACGCGACATCGGATGGTTCTATGCCTACGTCGGCGTGGTCTCGGTGCTCATGCGCGGCGTCGCCCTCGGCCCCATCCTCGACCGCCTCGGCGAATCCCGCGCCATGCGCACCGGCGCCGCCGCCATGTCCTTGGGTTTTCTTTTCATCCCCATGGTCGACCGCCTCTCCCTCTTCATCCTCGCCAGCACCCTGATCCCGGTGGGCACCGCCATGCTCTTCCCCACCTCCACCTCCATGCTCACGCAGCGCTCCCGCCGCGGCGAGGTGGGCCAAACCCTCGGGGTCCAACAAGCCTTCCGCGGCATCTCCGGCATCCTCGGCCCCGCCTGGGCCGGCGCCTCCTTCCAATGGATCCACCTCGGCGCCCCCCTCTACATCTCCAGCGCCATCATGGCCCTGGTCCTCTTTGTGACCCTGATCATCACCAACCCCGAAGAAGACCCCCAGGCCGCCGCCGAGGCGACGGCAGCGGAGGGGGTCTCGGTGGATCCGGGGTCGGAGGGGTATTAGGTCGGGGCTGCGCTTCGTCGTTTATTGGACGATGGGGCAGGCTGCGCGGTGCCTGGGTGTTATCACTCCGCCAAAGAGCTGAGGCCACAAGGGAGCGAAGGTCAAGGGCTCGTACGATGTGATCGATGGCGAAAATGTGCACCCGGGCCGCCTTGGCAACGCCGAAGGAAAATTGCTGATGGAGGGGAAGAAGCCGGTTCCTAGGCCGAGGAGAGGAAAATAGTGCTGGAAGTGCTTCGCCAAGGCGGACACCTCAAAGCAACTTGGGTCGCTGGTGTTGACACCGAAGTTAGCAATCTCCAGCACGATGCACCGCTCGCTACCGTTGCACTGGGATGGTGTGATTTCGAACGTGTCGGTTTGAGACCCTTTGGTGACGCTCATCGAGAGGGCGCTCTGCTCTATATTGGTCCGCTTCCACAGAAGAGATTCGACGAGGAAGGCCTCTCTCATGCCCACCGGAGCGGGCGGCACGATCTTCGGATAGTGAAGCCTATAGGTAGGTGTCAGCACCAATGCATCCAGCTTGATGGTATGGATGTCGCACTGAGTCACGGATCCTCCCTCGACGAGCAGTTGAGCTGCCGGAGCATTGGAGGGCATGGGCGACCGGTTGAGGTCCGAGGACAGTGGCCAAAGATCTGGAGCCTGGCTGAAATCGACGAGCTTTTGGCCTGAGGGCAATGGTGGAAGCCCGAGATCGATCATTACTCCCTGCATGGACTCCTGTGTGCAATCGGGTTGGCACTGGCCTTCCTGCACTTTGAGAACGACTCGGTGGGCTTCACAGAAGTCCGCACTCAAGGCATCGGGGAGTAGGACGGTGCGGCTGCCATCGGTGTTTGGGAAGAGTGCGACGAGGCCATGGAAGACGATGTAGAGAGTGAAGCTCATCGGAACACCTCCGAGTCATTGGCGAGTGCCCCGGCCGCGCCGGGGTCGTGCCGAGTCAAGCTGTTGAAACTGGCGGGAACTGCGACGACTCTAGCAAATGGAGGGGCTTGGGTTTGCGAACCCCTCACCCCCTCGATCCCCCTCTCCCAGCCCGCCCGCCCGTCCATCCGGTAGAGGGGGAAGCTCGCGGCTCGACGGTGAATTCTCGGGGGCTGGGTGGTGGCGCCCCTCTCCCGGGTGGGGGAGAGGGAGGATTCGGGAGAGGGGACGGGGGTGAGGGCTCTGGAAAATCCAAGCTCGGCAGGCCGAGCCCGAAGAACGCAGGACCCAATAAGCAATAAAAAAGACCGCGCATAAAGCGCGGCCTTGAACTAGCGATTGGTTGCGGGGACGGGATTTGAACCCGTGACCTTTGGGTTATGAGCCCAACGAGCTACCGGACTGCTCCACCCCGCGCCAGAAGGGAGATGATGCCATGGGCAGAAACGAGTGTCAAGGGGTGTGGCTTGCTTTCGGGGAGACTCTTGGAGAGGCGCTTTGGGGGCGGTCGGGGTGGGGGCTCAGTCGTCTTTGCGGAGGTCCTGGAAGCCTGCGATGGTGCGATGGACGGCGGTCCAGGTGCTGAGGACGGCGAGGATGACGATGGCGGTGGCGAAGAGGGCGTGGTGGCCTTGCCAGGAGGTGGGGAGCCAGGGGTCGACGACGGGGTCGAGAAGGGCGCCGAGGCAGAAGAGGACGATGCGCTCCGGGCGCTGCATCAGGCCGACGGTGAGGGTGCCGCCGAGGGATTCGGCCTTGGCGCGGGTGTAAGAGATGACGCCGCCGGAGCCGAGGGCCAGAAGGCTTGCTACGAGCATGGGAACCGAGTCCCGGAAGAGCACCGCAGCGCCGCTCAAGAAGGCGATGTCGCTGTAGCGGTCGAGGGTGGAGTCGAGAAAGCCGCCGGCTTTGGAGGCGCGGCCGGTGAGGCGGGCCATGCGGCCGTCGAGATAGTCCAGGGACGAGCCCAGCAGGCCGTAGAGGCCGCCCAAGACCAGGTCTCCCCGGGCGATGAGGGCCGCCGCGCCGCAGGAGACGAGGAGGCAGACCAGGGTCAGGGTGTTGGGGTGGATATTCGCCTTGCGCAGGATGCCGAAGATCGGCGCCATGGAAAAGGCGAAGGCCTGGCGCAGGCTTTGGCCCAGGAAGACGGACTCGCCCCGGCGCAGCATCTCCTCGTCCTTGGGCGCCCGGCGCCGGAAGAGCCGCAGCAGATAGTACTGGGCGAAGCGAGCGAAGAAGAGCAGGGCCGGCGGTGCGATGAGCACCAGGGCCAGAATCTCCAGCGCGCCCAGAGCTCTCAAGGTCTTCCCTCCCGCTCTCTTTCCAAAGCCCGGGCCGGCCTAGCCGAGGGCGTGGAAGAGGTAATTGACGTAGGACCGGAACGCCTTCTTGGCGACGATCCAGTAGAGGCGGCTATCGAGCTTGCCGCCGCGGCCTTCGAGGGGCTTCCATTTGTCTTCCTGCCGCATCACCAGCGGCAGCTGGAGGCTTTGAGCCACCGCCGGGGGTGGCTCGCCGAAGACTTTGTCGCACGGGCGATTGTACAAGTAGTCGTGCGAAAGCTGTGTGCCGCCGTGGGATTGGAAGGATAGGGACGGGAAGAAATGCCACACGAAGATGGGGATCTCGTCCCAGCCGTCGTCCCAGGACCACATGGGCTTGGGGCGGGACCAGCCGTTGATGTCGTAGTCGCGGCCGGCGATGAAGCGGCCGATGACCCGCGGGGTGCCGTCGGCGTACTGCCCCAGGGGGATCACCTCTTCGAACATGCCCGGTCCCTTGCCCTCGGAGCCGAAGGGGCCGAGGGCCCAGGGGTACCAGGAATCGAAATTGTCGATCTCGTAGGTGCCGTCCAGCTGCACCTTGCGGTCGGCGCGAATGGGCACCGCCTCGCGGTCGCCGCGGTAGCGCAGGATCTTGACGTTCTTGCCCAGGTGCTCCAGGTCCACCAGCTGGGCCAGCCGCACTCCGTGACCCTGAGGCTGAGCGTAGACGATCACGTGGGTGCCGTCCTCCACGTGGATTTTGCCGTGCACTGGCTCGGTGCCGGTGGAGACACCGGTGTTGTTGAACAGCAGAAAGCGGTTGTGGAACCAGGTCTCCACCTCCGCCAC carries:
- a CDS encoding ABC transporter ATP-binding protein, yielding MTASSFLALEGITKRFGELEVLREISLQVAEGEMLALLGPSGSGKTTALRLLAGFETPNAGVIRVAGDDVTALSPARRGFGMVFQHYALFPHLDIAANVAFGLETLGWDRRRIAARVAEMLELVGLAGFETRSPGQVSGGQQQRVALARALAPEPRLLLLDEPLSNLDPSLRERTRRQLRRVVDQVGITTVLVTHEQEEAFHLGDRVAVLHDGVLQQCGAPEELYAKPATRFVATFIGRSAALPAVALETGGVRLEPPGAATGHSPVEWDLPTPGLTAGAAVEVLVRPESLAFAEPGAPGALAGRIMGRRFNGPVTYYEVRLGDPQGEAGEAGQELEVLADAGAAQEGDTVAVVLLPGALTPQVFLRSEDAAQ
- a CDS encoding iron ABC transporter permease is translated as MSSSSSSPAFFHRHRASLLWGGLALLLLWLVGYPLLITLAEALGAGSATEGSWTLAYFQTFAERGDEWIALWRSLWISAASVALAALVGIPLGFLFERTEFPGRQVVGALVALPVALPPLVGVIAFLFLYGESGFVPRVLQLVLGLEQAPWRLGGPWAILLVHTYSMYVYFYLFTRASLARLDGSLLEAAANLGAGRGRTLLKVTLPMLRPALAGAALLTFMTSLASFSAPYIFGGSFRVMTTQIVASKLNGDLQMARVETVMLAALALLALWAMRLLDPGEDLVGTVRGVAPERRKLASPWARRLTAAAAYLLALVLLLPHLTLLLISLVPADTWTVELLPPVLNLGNYQALLERPDRLKPLLNSTWMAAVATFGALALGFAAARGAVARRGRLGRLLESLVVLPWAIPGTVFAIALATTFSVDAPHFGRFLLIGTPWLLPMAYLLRNLPITGRASFSGLRQLDPALEEAAASLGAGRVRTLWKVVLPMVRPALAAAAGLAFITALGDFVTSIVLYTLDTRPISIEILSSLRLQETGLAAAYGVLLMVVSAGAFVLWGREGGQV
- a CDS encoding MFS transporter, producing MNGGAPKQLWVLMATVFIDMVGALIVLPLLPFYADNYDAGGWVIGLLTSIFAGAQLLSAPFWGRLSDHYGRRPVILGGLVASAFAYVCFGLASSLSMLFVTRLLQGLGAGTIGVIQAYVSDAVPAKERAKALGWLTAAASAGVTIGPLLGSVLAELLGQRGPGLFAAGLCVLNVVFAWRLLKEPTRDEDDGTDRRSVLHSIWEVVRHPSAPVSSLIWVYVLAMMAFMGFTAMMALYLKDRFGITERDIGWFYAYVGVVSVLMRGVALGPILDRLGESRAMRTGAAAMSLGFLFIPMVDRLSLFILASTLIPVGTAMLFPTSTSMLTQRSRRGEVGQTLGVQQAFRGISGILGPAWAGASFQWIHLGAPLYISSAIMALVLFVTLIITNPEEDPQAAAEATAAEGVSVDPGSEGY
- a CDS encoding CDP-alcohol phosphatidyltransferase family protein, producing MRALGALEILALVLIAPPALLFFARFAQYYLLRLFRRRAPKDEEMLRRGESVFLGQSLRQAFAFSMAPIFGILRKANIHPNTLTLVCLLVSCGAAALIARGDLVLGGLYGLLGSSLDYLDGRMARLTGRASKAGGFLDSTLDRYSDIAFLSGAAVLFRDSVPMLVASLLALGSGGVISYTRAKAESLGGTLTVGLMQRPERIVLFCLGALLDPVVDPWLPTSWQGHHALFATAIVILAVLSTWTAVHRTIAGFQDLRKDD